The DNA window CGTGGCCAGCAGCACGGCGAGCAGTGCCGTGGCCGTTCTGCCGCGCCGGCGGACTGCAGCCACCTGATCCGCCCCCGATCGCGTCGCCCGGTCGTGAATTCGCGTCCTACATGGTACGAGACCGTCGGGCGGCACCTGCCGCCGCATCGGCCGGTCGCGCGGGCGGCCGGGGCAGGCCACATAGGACTCACCGGTGGTTTTCCGGCCATTGTCCGGCTCCGGTAGACTCCGCCGACTGTGACCCATGCCGAGCCCCGTGGAGACTCCCCGCTGGTTCCCGACGCTCCCGTGGGCCCCGCGGCCCCGGCCGGCACCGCCCTCGCCGAGCCCCCGGATGTTCCGTCCGCGCCGGTCACCCTGGTCGAGCGGACGTCCCTTGTGGAACCGCCCGTGGGCGGGGCCGACGACACGACGTCCCCGGCCCGGGCCGGCCGGCGGTGGCGGTGGACGAGCCGGCGGCGTGACCTCGCCGTCTACGGCCTGTTCCTGCTCGCCGCGCTCTGGGTGACCAGCCAGATCTGGGCCGACCCGGCCGGCCGGGTCGCGTCGTTCTACAGCAGCGACCCGGCGCAGGTGCAGTTCTTCCTCGCCCACTCGGTCCGGGTGGTGCTGCACGGGGAGTTCCCGTTCTACACCGACCAGTTCAACTACCCGGACGGGGTCAACCTGATGGCCAACACGGCCATCCTGGCGCTCGGCATCCCGATGGTGCCGGTGACCCTCCTGTTCGGACCGGCCGTGTCGTTCGTGGTGCTGGTCACGCTCGGCCTCGCCGGGACGGCCGCCGCCTGGTACCGGGTGCTCTCCCGGCACGTCGTACGCACCCCGTTGGCGGCCGCCGTCGGAGGCTGGTTCTGCGGGTTCTCGCCGGCCATGCTCTCGCACGCCAGCTGGCACCCGAACATCATCTCCCAGTTCCTGCTGCCGTTCATCGTGTGGCGGGTGCTGGTCGTCACCCGGTCGCGGCGGCCCGTCCGCGACGGCGCGCTGCTGGCCCTGCTGGTCACCGCGCAGGCGTTCATCAACGAGGAGATCCTGCTCTTCACCGCGCTGGCCTGCGGGGTCTTCCTGACCGCGATGCTGGTGCAGCGGCCGGCGCTGTGGTCGGCGGCGTGGCGACCGCTGGGCGTCGCGCTGGCGGTCTGCGTCCTGCTGGCCGGGTCGCTGCTGGCGTACCCGCTGTACGTCCAGTTCGCCGGGCCGATGGCATACCACGGGCTCAGCGACGCGGTCCGTGACTACGGCAACGACATCGCCGCGTTCTTCGCCCCCGGCTCGCCGACGCTGGGCGGCCACCAGCGGGCCAACGTCAACCTGGCTCCGAACTACTCCGAGGAGAACGCCTTCTTCGGCTGGACCCTCGCGCTGCTGGCGGTCGGCATCGTGCTCTGGCTGCGCCGGGAGCCGCTGGTCCGGGCGCTCGCGGCGACCGGGGTGTTCTTCGCGGTGCTCTCCCTCGGCGAGCGGGTCTCCTGGTGGGACCGGGAGCTGTTCACCGGCCCGTGGGAGTGGCTGGTGCGGCTGCCGCTGCTCGACGCCGTGGTGCCCACCCGCTTCGGCATGATCACCGCGGTGGTGGTCGGGGTGCTGCTGGCGCTGGCGGTCGACCGGGTCTGGTCGCTGCGGCCGGCCGACGCGCGCACCGTGCGTACGCTCACGGTCGGCACCCTGGTCGCGGCCCTGCTGCCGATCGCGCCGATGCCGCTGAACGTCACCTCGCGTCCGCCGGTGCCGCACTTCATCACCGCCGACCGGTGGCGCGAGTACGTCGGGCCGGACCAGACCCTGGTGCCGATCCCGGTGCCGAGCATGGGCAACACGCACGGGATGCGTTGGGCGGCGTCCACCAACCTCGACTTCAAGATCCCCGGCGGCTACTTCCTCGCCCCGCGCAACGGCAACACCGGCGACCCGGGCCGCTTCGGCGGCCGGCCCAGCGGCCTCGGCGAGCTGCTGGACGAGGTGTCCACCACCGGCCGGACCCCGAAGCTCGACGACCGCCAGCGCCGCCGCTCGCTGGACGAGCTGCGGCACTGGCGGGCCGCCGTCCTGGTGCTCCCGGTGGGCCAGCACAACGCCGAGCCGCTGCGGCGTACGGTCGAGCAGCTCGTCGGCCCGGCGCGCCGGGAACTGGACGTCTGGGTCTGGGACGTCCGGACGTTGACCGACGCCTCCGCGTGATGGCCACCCCGGCCGTTCCCGCGCACGCCGTGGACGCCGGCCCCGCCCCGGCGCCGTCGGGGGCCGCCGGTGGGCGCGCCGGCCGGTGCGCGGCGTCGACGCGGCCGTGGTCGCCGGCTACCTCGGCCTCGCGGTGCTGCTCACGATCGGCCAGTGGGGCCGTCCGGACCGGCTGTTCCACCAGGACAACGACCAGATGCTGTTCGAGTGGATGCTGGCCTGGGCCGCGCGCGCGGTCACCGGCGCGGAGAACCCGCTGCACAGCGCCGCGCTGAACGCCCCGGACGGCGGCGTGAACCTGATGGCCAACACCTCGGTGCTGGGGCTGGGCGTCCCGCTGACCCCCGTGACGCTGGCGTTCGGCACCCAGACGGCCTTCCTGGTGGCCGTGGTCGGCTGCCTCGCCGGCACCGCCACCGCCTGGTACGTCCTGCTCGCCCGCCGGCTGGTGGGCTCCCGGGCCGCCGCGGCGGTCGGCGGGCTGTGCTGCGGGTTCGCCCCGGCATGGTCGCCCAGGCCGGCGCGCACCTGCACATGGCCGCCCAGTTCCTGGTGCCGCCGATCCTCGCGCTGGTCTTCCATCCGGGCCCCGACCGGGTACGCCGGCGCGGGGTCGCGCTCGGGCTGCTGGTGGCGTACCAGGCGTTCCTCGGCGAGGAGGTGCTGGTCTTCCTGGCGCTCGCCGCCGGCACGCTGGCCCTCGCGTACGCCCTCGCCGACCGGGCGACCGCGCGCCGGCTGGCGCCGGCGTTCCTGGGCCGGCTCGGCGTCGGCGCGCTGGTGGCGGCGCCCCTGCTGGCGTACCCGCTGTGGTTCCAGTTCTTCGGGCCGGGGCACTACCGGGGGGTGCCCTTCGACGCGCCGGGGTTCCGGCTCGACGCGGCCTCGTTCGTCGCGTCCGCCCGGCAGACGGTGCTCGGAGACGACCACCTGCCGGGGCTGTTGGCGCCGAACCCCAGCGAGGAGAACTCCTTCTTCGGGCCGGGGCTGCTCGTGCTCGTCGTGGTGATCGTGGTCTGGCTGTGGCGCCGGCCGCTGGTCCGGGCCCTGGCCGTGGTCGGGACGCTGGCCGCCCTGCTCTCGCTCGGCACCACGATCCGGGTGGACGGCACGTCGACGGGGCTGCCCGGCCCGTACCGGCTGGTGTCCGGGCTGCCGCTGCTCGACCTCGCGGTGCCGGCCCGGTTCGCGCTGATCTGCGTACCGGTGCTGGGGGTGCTCGTGGCGCTCTCGCTGGACCGGGTCCGGTCGGGCGCCGGGGCCGCCGCCGGGGCCCGCCGGTGCGGCTGCTGTGGGCGGGGCGGTGGCGGCCGCGCTGCTCCCGCTCGCCCCGACGCCGATCCGCGCGGTGCCGGCGTGGCCGGTGCCCGCGTTCGTCGCCGACGGCGGCTGGCGGCCGTACGTCCCGGCCGGGCGGACGCTGGTGCCCGTGCCCCCGGTCACCGGCGCGGGGGCGAGCCCGGCGACGTTCTGGTCGGCCCGGACCGGGCTGGCCTTCCCGGCGCCGGGCGGCTACTTCATCGGGCCCCGCTCCGCCGGCGACGCGACAGCCCGCTGGGGCGCCCCGGACCGCCCCACCTCGCTGCTGCTGCGCCGGGTGGCCGAGACCGGCGAGGTTCCGGTGGTGACGGATGCGGACCGCCGGCAGGCGGTGGCCGACCTGCGCCACTGGCGGGCCGCGGTGCTCGTCCAGGGCGGCCTGCACCGGGGCGACGCGGTCCGCCGTACGGTCGACCAGCTCGTCGGGCCCGGCCGCGAGGTCGACGGCGCGTGGGTCTGGGACGTGCGCGCCCTGGCGGGCTGACCACCAGGGCGGCGCACCCGTCGCCCCTCGTGCGAGCAGGTGCCCTCCTCACCCGAGGGGGCGGACGTCCCAGAGCCAGACGTCGTCGACCCGCTGGGGCGGTCCGAGCAGCGCGGTCATCAGCTCCCGCAGGACCCCCTCCCTCGGGTGCGCGCCGAGCACCACCACGGACGCCCGCCAGTAGCGCAGGTCGGCCACCGCCTGCCGGCGGTTCTCCTCGGTCAGCGCGGGGAGGGTGCCGGAGTCCATGGTGGAGTAGATCAGCGTGCTGGTCGGCCGGTTCGGCGCGCCGAAGGTGCCCTCGCCGAGCTCGTTCGGGCCGATGAAGTAGCCGCCGGGGACCGGGAACTCGTGCCCCGTCAGGGCGCTCCAGCGCAGGGTGGGCAGGCCGTGCACGTTGCTGGGGATCGGCACCGGCACCAGCGTCCGGCCCTCCGGCACGTACGGCCGCCAGCCGCCGGCCGTGATGAAGTGCGGCGGCGGGTCGACGTGCTGGGCCGGCAGCGGCCGGGGAACCAGCGGCAGCACGGCGAGCGCGAGGGCCGCGTACCCGACCGGGCGCAGCCAGCGGCGGGCGGGCCCGGCGGCGCGGGCCGGCGCGATCGCCGCCTCGGGGGTGCGGGGGGCCGGCACCCGCGGCGCGCCGGTGCGGGCCAGCGCGTCCCAGGCCAGGGCGAGCAGCACGCCGACGGCGGCGGCCACCACCAGGGCCAGCCGGGTGGGCATCATCATCTCGACCAGCGGCAGGTCGTCCGGGATGTGGCTCCACGGCCCGTCGACGTCGGTCTCCACCCCGTCGAACCGCACGACCGGGCCGATCGCGGCGACGCTGAAGACCACGACGAGCACGGCCACGATCCGGGCCGCCAGCGACCGGCGGACCAGCAGCACCAGGGCGACCAGCGCGACCAGCACCAGCGGCCAGCCGAACCAGGTGTTCTGCTCGGTCAGCCCGATGGTCTTCTCCACCGCCTCGTCGCCGGCGATCGTGTCCCGCGGGAACGTGACGAACGCCACCAGGTCCTCGCCCCAGCTGTGGAACACCCCGCCCTGCAGGCCCCGGTAGGACTGCGGGCCGTTGAACTGGAACCAGACCGGGTAGGCCGTCAGCAGCAGGGTGAGCCCGCCGCCGAGGCCGAGCGCGGCCAGGAAGCCCCGGGCGCGGGCCCAGGCCGCGCGCGGCCGCTGCGCCGCGTACGCCAGCACGACCACCAGGCAGGCCAGCGCCGTGAGCAGCAGCATCTCCTCGTTGACGAAGATCTGGTACGCCACCAGCAGCCCGAGCACGATGCCGTCGCGCCGCCAGCTCCGCTCCGGCTCGCCCAGCCGCAGCACCCGGGCCACGATCACCGGCAGCAGGTAGTTCGACACGAAGTTGGGCTGCCCGTTGGCGTGGTGGACGATGCCGGGCGCGAAGCCGAGGAACGCCCCGCCGAGGAACGCCGCCGCGCGCGAGCGCACCAGGTGCCGGGAGAGCATCCAGTACGAGGTGGCGGCGGTCGCGGTGAGGGCCCCGCCCAGGTAGAGGGCGTACGTCACCTGCGGTCCGAACAGGAGGGTCACCGGCGCGAGCGGGATGGTGGCCCCGAGCAGGGACGTGTTCGCCATCATGTTCACCCCGTCGGGGGCGTTCTGGCGGGTGGTGAACAGCGGGTTCTCCAGGTGCAGCACCGAGTACGCGCCGTGCGCGAAGAGCCACTCGAACCAGCTGTGGTCGGTCGGCAGGTGCGACGACACCCGGTGCTGGACGTCCCCCCAGTAGTTCAGGCACACCAGGACGCCGAGGAGCACATAGGCTCCGATGGCCAGAACGTCGGCGCGGGCCGGTCGGCGCCGGGGCGGCCGCGGAGCGGGCGCCGTGTCGGGTCCGGCCGCCGTGGCCGGCGCCGCGACGGGGGCGGGATCGGAGTTCAGCGAGGGTTCATCCACCGGCAGAGCCACGACGCGCCATCGTACAGGCGGGTGCTTGTGGACCCGGCCGGGCCGGTGCGTCCCGCTGCCGTCCGGCCGGTCGGCAGTCCACCAGGCCGCCCCGGCTACCAGTTGGGCTGGGCGGGCGGCGGGGGCAGCGGCACGTCGGGCGGCCGGATCACGTACACGATCCCGCCGCTGCCGCCCTGCCAGGCCGCCTCGAACCGGTGCCGGTCCACGGTCCGGCGGACCCCGGCGTCGTCCGGGGCGTACGGGTCGAGCACGAGCGGCACCCCGGCGGCCACGAACGCGCCCGCCTCGGCGAGCGACCGCAGCCGGGTGACGAACGCGTCCACCCCGTGCCGTGCCGCGTACGGGGTGTTGAACGCCCAGTTGCCCGCCCCGCCGAAGGCCGGGTCGTAGCAGTGCCGGGCGGCGTGCGTCACCGCCGGCCGGGGGCCGGCCGGCGTGACCCACGCGTACCGGTCGGGGGTGGGGCCGGCGCCCCAGCAGTCCAGCACCATGGCGACGCTGGTGGGGCTGCACCAGGAGTCCCCGCCGCCGCCCCAGCGGCGCTCCGGCCCGCCGTGCAGCCGCTGCGAGTACCGGGGCACGTCCAGCACGGTGCCCCAACCGGCCCGGTCCCCGGCGGCGGCGCGCGGCCCAGCTCGTACCAGCCGGTGGCCGGGGCGTCGCCGTGCCAGCCGCGCAGCTCGACCAGGATCCCGCAGCCGCATCCCGTGCCTGAAGGTTTTCTGCAACGCCCGGCGTCGGTGCCCGCCGACGACGGCCCGGTCCGGCCGGGTGGGACGCTGGTTTGGCGGCCGGCACTAGGTTGTCGGGAGGTGCGGGGCGAGGAGGTCGGGTATGCGGGTACTGGTGGTCGAGGACGAGCGCAACCTCGCGGACGCGATCGCGCGGGGGCTGCGCAAGCGCGGCATGGCGGTCGACGTCGCGTACGACGGGGACACCGGCCACGAGATGGCGTTCGTCACCCGGTACGACGTGGTGGTGCTCGACCGCGACCTGCCCGGCATGCACGGCGACCAGATCTGCGCCGAGCTGGCCACCTCCGGCACCCTGACCCGGGTGCTCATGCTCACCGCCAGCGGCACGGTCGCCGACCGGGTCGAGGGGCTGCAGCTCGGCGCGGACGACTACCTGCCCAAGCCGTTCGCGTTCGACGAGCTGGTGGCCCGGGTGCAGGCGCTCGGTCGGCGGGCCACCCCGGCCGCCCCGCCGGTGCTCGCCGTCGCCGACCTGGTGCTGGATCCGGCCCGCCGGGTGGTGACCCGCGGCGGCGCGCCCGTCGACCTGACGAACAAGGAGTTCGGGGTGCTCTGCGAGCTGCTGAAGGCACGCGGGGCGGTGGTCTCCAGCGAGGAGCTGCTGGAGCGGGTCTGGGACGCCAACACCGACCCGTTCACCACGATCGTCCGGGTCACCGTGATGACCCTGCGCAGGAAGCTCGGCGACCCGCCGCTGATCGAGACGGTCGTCGGGGCGGGCTACCGCACCGCCGAGGAATCCCGATGAGTGCGAGGCTGCGGCCCACGCTGCGGCTGCGGCTCACGCTGCTCAACGGGGTGCTGCTGGTGGGCGCCGGGGCGATCATGGTGCTGCTCGCCTGGCTGCTGGTGCGCGACGCGCTGCGCCCCACCGACGAGCTGCTCCCCGGCACCACGGTGGTGCTGGCCGACGGCCGGTCCCTGGACGCCGCGACGTGGCAGCGGCAGCTCGTCGACGCGGCCTCCCGGGAACTGCTGGCCAAGGGCCTCGTGGCGCTGGCGGCGATCAGCGTCGTCGGGGTGGCCGGCGCGTACGCGGTGGCCGGGCGGGCGCTGCGCCCCCTGCACCAGGTCACCGCGACCGCCCAGCGGCTGGGCGAGGCCACTCTCGACCAGCGGATCGGCTGGTCCGGGGCGGACGACGAGGTGGCCGAGCTGGCCAAGACGTTCGACGCCATGCTGGACCGGATCGCCGACGCGTTCGAGGCGCAGAAGCGGTTCGTCGCCAACGCCTCGCACGAGCTGCGGACGCCGCTGGCCGTGATGCGTACCGAGATCGACGTGACACTCAGCGACGACGAGGCGGACGCCGCCGAGTACCGCCGGATGGCCACCGTGGTCCGGGACGCCTCCGAGCGGGCCAACAGCCTGGTCGACGCGCTGCTGGTGCTCGCCCGCAGCGAGGCCCAGGCGGGCCGGCGGCTGGGCCGGCGCACCGAGTGCGACCTCGCCGCCGGCACCGCCAACGCCCTGTCCGCCGTGCGCCGCGAGGTGGAGCGGATCGGGCTGCGGGTGCAGACCGCGCTGGCGCCCGCCCCGGTGGTCGGCGACCCGGGCCTGCTCGACCGGCTGGCCGGCAACCTGATCGAGAACGCCGTCCGCTACAACCACCTGCAGGGCCGGATCTGGGTGCGTACCGGGTCGGACGGCCGCTCGTCCTGGCTGGTGGTCGGGAACACCGGGTTCGAGGTGAACCAGGCGGACGTGCCGGGGCTGTTCGAGCCGTTCCGGCGGGGCGGGCAGGAGCGCACCGGCGCCCGGGGGTCGGGGCTCGGGCTGTCCATCGTCCGGGCGGTCTGCGACGCGCACGGCGGCACCGTACGGGTCGTCGCCCAGCCCGGGGGTGGCCTGGAGGTCACGGTGACCCTGCCCGCCGCCGACGCGGCGCCGGCCGGGACCGCGCCGGCCCACGGCGGGCGCGGCGTGACGGACCGGTAGTTCGCCGTCACGGCAGAAAGGACCGCGCCCCTGGACGCCGGATGCTCCATGGGCGAAGGTGTGGTGGCACCACTGTGCACGACGCGCGCCCCGGGCCGGGCCGGCGGTCACGCCACCCGCGCGGGGTCGTTCCTTCTCGTCCGTATTTGCTCCGGGAGTTGCCCGTGACCCATCCCTCGGCCCAGGTCCGCCGCACGCTGGCGGGGCTCACCGCGGTCGCCCTGACCGCCGTCGGCCTCTCCGTCGCGACGGCGGCGCACGCCGCCCCCGACCACGCCACGGTGGTCTCCGCCGTCCCGTCCGCCGCGTCGCCGGACATCGTCGACGGCACCGTCTTCGCCATCCACGACGCCGGGGCCAAGATCATCGCGGCGGGCTCGTTCACCAAGGTCCAGAACCGCAACTCCGACGTGGACATCACCCGCAACTACGTGCTCGCCTTCGACAAGGCCACCGGCACGGTGGACACGGCGTTCGCGCCGGCCGTCGACGGCGAGGTGTACGACGTGGCCGCCGGCCCGACCGCCGGCACCGTCTACCTGGCCGGCAAGTTCAACACCGTCAACGGGGTCACCCGGCGCAAGGTGGCGGTGGTCGACGTCGCCACCGGCGCCACGGTCACCAGCTTCACCGGGCCCGCGTTCAACGGACTGGTCAACGACGTCGCCGTGGCCGGCAACCGGCTGCTCGTGGGCGGCATCTTCACCACCGCCGGAAACGCGAACCCGCGGGGCGGGCTCGCGTCGCTCAACGCCAGCACCGGCGCGCTCGACGGCTACCTCACCACCGCCCTCACCGAGAACCACAACTGGGACGGCGTCAGCGGGGCCAAGGCCGGCGTCGGCGCCGAGAAGCTGGCGGTCTCCCCGGACGGCACCCAGCTCGTGGTGATCGGCAACTTCCGCAAGGCCGACGGGGTGCTGCACGACCAGATCGTGCGGTTCGACCTCGGCGCGGCGTCGGCCACCGTGGCCGACTGGAACACCAGCCGGTACACCCCACGCTGCTCGTACTGGACGTTCGACACGTACATGCGCGACGTCGCCTTCGCGCCGGACGGCAGCTACTTCGTCGTGGTCACCACCGGCGCGGCGCACGGCGGCACGCTCTGCGACACCGCCACCCGCTGGGAGGCCGCGGCCACCGGCGACGGACAGGAGCCCACCTGGGCCAACTTCTCCGGGGGCGACACGTTCCTCTCCGTGGGGATCAGCGAGCAGGCCGTCTACGTCGGCGGCCACCTGCGCTGGGTCAACAACAGCTTCGGCTCGGACGCCGCGCAGGCCGGCGCGATCGGCCGGGCCAGCATCGCCGCCCTCGACCCGCGCAACGGCCTGCCGCTGTCCTGGAACCCGGGCCGGCACCCGCGCGGCTACGGCGTCGCCGAGCTGCTGGTGACCCCGCAGGGCCTCTGGCTCGGCTCCGACCAGTCCTGGATCGGCAACTTCCAGTACCGCCGCGAGCGGATCGCGTTCTTCCCGCTGACCGGCGGAAAGGCCCCGCACCCGACCACCACCGCCGGCCTGCCCGGCACGGTGTACCAGGCCGGCGTGCCGGTGCCGACGAACGTGCTGTACCGGGTCAACGCGGGCGGACCGGTGGTCGCGGCCAGCGACAACGGGCCCGACTGGAGCGCCGACGACGGCGGCAACCCCAGCCCGTACCACAACACGGGTAGCAGCGTCGCCGGGTTCGCCCCGGTCGGCAGCCTGGACGGCACCGTACCGGCCGGAACCCCGGCCGCGCTGTACAGCGACGAGCGGTACGACGGCGCAGGCGGCCCCGAGATGGAGTGGGACTTCCCGGTTCCCGCGGGCACCGAGGTCGAGGTCCGCCTCTACCTGGCCAACCGGTACGACGGCACGGCCGCCCCCGGCTCCCGCGTGTTCGACGTGACGCTGGACGGCACGCTGGTGCTCGACAACCTCGACCTGTCCGGGAGCGTCGGCCACAACGTCGGCGCGATGCGGTCGTACACGATCGTCAGCGACGGCACGGTCGACATCGATTTCGGGCACGTCGTGGAGAACCCGCTCGTCAACGCGATCGAGATCGTCAAGACCGGCCCGCCGCCGGGCGGCACCGGCGACGAGGTGCAGGCCCGGTCGTACGACGGGGCTGGCGCGGTCGGCGCGGCGACCACGGTGGCCAACCCGGACGCCACCGCCTGGTCCACGGCCAAGGGGGCGTTCTGGGTCGGCGGCACCCTGTTCTACGGGATGAACGGGGCGCTGTGGCGGCGCACCTTCGACGGGTCCGCGTTCGGCGCGCCGAGCCTCGTCGACCCGTACCACGACGCGTACTGGGACACGGTGGTGACGGACTCCGGCCCGCAGGGGCAGACGTACGTCGGCTCGACCGTCAACTTCTACCCGGAGATCCCCAACGTGACCGGCATGTTCTACACCGCCGGCCGGCTCTACTACACCCTGTCCGGTCAGGGCGGCCTGTTCTGGCGCTGGTTCACCCCGGACAGCGGCGCGGTCGGCGCCGAGCGGTTCACCGTCGCGGGGGTCACCGGCTTCGCCGACAGCGGGGGGATCCTCCTCGCCGGCGGCAC is part of the Micromonospora olivasterospora genome and encodes:
- a CDS encoding C39 family peptidase, with the protein product MPRYSQRLHGGPERRWGGGGDSWCSPTSVAMVLDCWGAGPTPDRYAWVTPAGPRPAVTHAARHCYDPAFGGAGNWAFNTPYAARHGVDAFVTRLRSLAEAGAFVAAGVPLVLDPYAPDDAGVRRTVDRHRFEAAWQGGSGGIVYVIRPPDVPLPPPPAQPNW
- a CDS encoding response regulator transcription factor; amino-acid sequence: MRVLVVEDERNLADAIARGLRKRGMAVDVAYDGDTGHEMAFVTRYDVVVLDRDLPGMHGDQICAELATSGTLTRVLMLTASGTVADRVEGLQLGADDYLPKPFAFDELVARVQALGRRATPAAPPVLAVADLVLDPARRVVTRGGAPVDLTNKEFGVLCELLKARGAVVSSEELLERVWDANTDPFTTIVRVTVMTLRRKLGDPPLIETVVGAGYRTAEESR
- a CDS encoding sensor histidine kinase, producing MPMSARLRPTLRLRLTLLNGVLLVGAGAIMVLLAWLLVRDALRPTDELLPGTTVVLADGRSLDAATWQRQLVDAASRELLAKGLVALAAISVVGVAGAYAVAGRALRPLHQVTATAQRLGEATLDQRIGWSGADDEVAELAKTFDAMLDRIADAFEAQKRFVANASHELRTPLAVMRTEIDVTLSDDEADAAEYRRMATVVRDASERANSLVDALLVLARSEAQAGRRLGRRTECDLAAGTANALSAVRREVERIGLRVQTALAPAPVVGDPGLLDRLAGNLIENAVRYNHLQGRIWVRTGSDGRSSWLVVGNTGFEVNQADVPGLFEPFRRGGQERTGARGSGLGLSIVRAVCDAHGGTVRVVAQPGGGLEVTVTLPAADAAPAGTAPAHGGRGVTDR
- a CDS encoding malectin domain-containing carbohydrate-binding protein, giving the protein MTHPSAQVRRTLAGLTAVALTAVGLSVATAAHAAPDHATVVSAVPSAASPDIVDGTVFAIHDAGAKIIAAGSFTKVQNRNSDVDITRNYVLAFDKATGTVDTAFAPAVDGEVYDVAAGPTAGTVYLAGKFNTVNGVTRRKVAVVDVATGATVTSFTGPAFNGLVNDVAVAGNRLLVGGIFTTAGNANPRGGLASLNASTGALDGYLTTALTENHNWDGVSGAKAGVGAEKLAVSPDGTQLVVIGNFRKADGVLHDQIVRFDLGAASATVADWNTSRYTPRCSYWTFDTYMRDVAFAPDGSYFVVVTTGAAHGGTLCDTATRWEAAATGDGQEPTWANFSGGDTFLSVGISEQAVYVGGHLRWVNNSFGSDAAQAGAIGRASIAALDPRNGLPLSWNPGRHPRGYGVAELLVTPQGLWLGSDQSWIGNFQYRRERIAFFPLTGGKAPHPTTTAGLPGTVYQAGVPVPTNVLYRVNAGGPVVAASDNGPDWSADDGGNPSPYHNTGSSVAGFAPVGSLDGTVPAGTPAALYSDERYDGAGGPEMEWDFPVPAGTEVEVRLYLANRYDGTAAPGSRVFDVTLDGTLVLDNLDLSGSVGHNVGAMRSYTIVSDGTVDIDFGHVVENPLVNAIEIVKTGPPPGGTGDEVQARSYDGAGAVGAATTVANPDATAWSTAKGAFWVGGTLFYGMNGALWRRTFDGSAFGAPSLVDPYHDAYWDTVVTDSGPQGQTYVGSTVNFYPEIPNVTGMFYTAGRLYYTLSGQGGLFWRWFTPDSGAVGAERFTVAGVTGFADSGGILLAGGTLYRVSRSTGALASTAWAGGAPTGAFTTVSGPAVDGVDWRAKAVFVGP